The genomic region TCTTCATGCAGCCTTGGCCTTGGAGGCAGGGGAAGACAACAAGCTAAAAGCTATGAGAACTATAAATAGCTTCACCTATTACAGCCATGTCATTTGTacagttcaggctgtgaccttgaTAATACCGAGTCTAGGAAAAAATTGAGTTTAAGGAGGCTGTTTGGCTCGTGGttttttctcagctgttcaAATGGAGACAGCTGTCCATgtgcaaatttttttttagatggCCTTGGTATTTGTGTGACCCTGTTTATGAGAATGAGATAATTTAAAACTCTTCGGGAATCTCATAAACAAAATTCCCCATTCTAGCCCCACCTTTGCTGTTCACCCATGAAAAAGTGAATGTTTTAACAAGCTTAGAAGCATGGCATTTCtcaagtacaaaaaaaaaaatatatatatatatatacagatagTAAGAGCCAATACCTTTATCCAAGCAAAGAAGACATTGATAGCAATCACGTTATCATAAATAACTTGCCAGAATGCAAGGAAATAGAAGTCTGGATAAACATGAGCATTAGAAAGGAGTTCTTCCATTAGCAGGGACACTTCTATAGTGCGGTAGATATTGAAGCAAATGGCAAGGATGGATACCTGTAGGAAAGCAGAAGCCAGTGAAACTGAGCACCAGATACATCCTTCTCTTCTGACTTGTTATTTTGCATAGGAAAGCCTGTATTGATTTCAACAGGCCTTTGATTAGATTTTAAGGACCTGAGCTTTTTAGATGTTTGGTTATAAACTGCATGTCAGACTTTCCTGGACAAATTATTTCTCCTTGTACTATGATTTGTACTACAACATACTGCATACGTTCTGATTTTACTGTGTTATGTGCTAATACTTCCCTGCTCTGCAACTAAAACAAGGTGGATGAGAAAGACAGTAAAGAGTGGAAGGGTCATGGAGCCACAGACCTCAACAGGAAGGCTAGAAAAGAGTTCAGGGAGGCTAAAGCGTGGTGGGCCTCTCCACTGGAGAACAGTAGGTGAGAGGCTCTAACCAGGAAGAAGGGTTTGGATGGTTCTGGTTTGACTGGTGTCTTGACTGGTGCTAGCCTGGACTGGCAAGCACGAAAGAACTGAGGAGCAGCTCACCGCTATCAGCAGCATATCCAGCCAGTTCCAGGCACTTCTGAAATATTCCATTTTCAGTCTTGTTATTTCTATTGCTTCCTGGATTATGAATGTAAGAATGAAGAGGCAAAAGGCAACTTCACAGGAAGCCAAGAAGTAATCATAATAGGAGACGTATCTGAGGAGCTTCACGGAGTGTATCTGAAAGGAGGTGAGAGCACCCCCAGTGGCAGGGAACTCCACCACCAGTCTGGAAAAGATTGGAGACATGTTAGCTACCATCCCTTTAATTGTCTCAGCCCTTAATAGTCTAACATCAAACATTACCTCATTAATATACCTGACTTGACTCCAGCTGGGACAAATAGGAAAACTTGATGATTCTTGCATCTGCAAGATCTTTTTGTAAGGGTTATGCTTATTCCCCTATGAAGGCATTATCAAATGGAACGGAAGGCTGAGAAGAACAGGAGACCTTGGGATAGCCACGTTACAGTGTTTCATGAAGTCTCTAAAGAAAGTCTCAGAGAGGATGTTGACCCTATCTTAAATCTATCCCCTTCAGTAGCTGACAGCAAGAACTCATAATACAGTCTTTGACCTTGCTATGACATCGATTCCTATGACAGCAGCAATCAGCTGTACAGAGCAAACACtttgtctggagaagaaaaaaagttctggGTCCTCCCTCTGCACTAAatgaatttctgtatttttttaattaattgctgTCTTCTCAGTTACTGCCTGAGAAACACAGCTGTGTATGCCCGGGGTGATCAGTTTCTCCTTGTGTCCTTAAGGAAGCATCATGCCTCAGTAAACTGGATTTCAAATGTAGAAAAGGTAAGAACTCACCTGACTATACAGAAGAGGTTTATGTTAGCATTAAATGTTGAGAAGTCGATAAATACAGCCCTGGTACCATGAGTGATCCAACCGTTCTTCCTGAGAGACGCCAGCTTCTCCATGCTCTCCTGTTTCGATCTTGGTAAGGTGACTATAAATCCTCCACTTCTGTAAAAGCCCACTGATCCCCAGTACCATGGGGAGAAAGAGGAGGCAGAAACATACTTCCATCtgtgagaaagaggaaaagaaggcagtGAGCCTATGGGAAGTGTACTGAAGTAAgctttaacttttattttattcttgttaGTTCTTCTGTTCTACTGCATTCACAATGAACGTTTAATCCAGACAGGTAAATAAGCACGAGGCATGTGACCTCAAAATACTCCCATTTCTATATCTATTCAGTACGTTCACAGAACTGCTCATCAGTCTGTATTCTGCCCAATGTGGCCTAGACAGTTTATTACCCTACAGCCTTCATGTATAAAAGGAATCTCTCTGGTTAATGCAGTTCGTTGTTGCTGTGGCACGTTTGCATATTGTTTCATTGACTTCAGTCAATGCTAAATGAAATGTGTGAAGCAGTCCTTCAGCTCTTACACAACGCTTTAGCGTGATTCTGGTTTATTAACATGTGATTTAATTTAAGGCTTCATATAACTGAGCATTTCCCCAGAGGTGTTAATGCTGATAGGCTTATTTTAACGTGTACTTTTGCTGAAATGGGCTCACTGTTTCCAGTTCTTCCTGTCTCTCCATTAGAAATTTCCCCATGCCAAATTCCTGTCTATACTATTGGCATAAAAGCAAATTGATGGTTAAACCCTGGGGAAAACGTAGTTCATTGCATGCACAATTTTTACTCAAGAATACTCAAGAACAACGGTGTTAAGGACTTGGTGAGGCTTTCAGAAACATTACTGGTTCCATCTGAAAATATCTCCATTTTGAAAATGCCTTCTAAAGATCCAAAAGATGCCACAAGAGAATCTGAAGTAGGGCGACTTACTCAGGCTCGTCCTTCAGACCAAAGTCGGACTTGTCTTCAGCTTTGTAACTGTATCGGGAGTAACAGCTCTTTAAGAAAGGCTGGAAATAGGGGTAGATGGAGCAGGTGTTGTTGCGCACCTTCAGCTGGCGGATCTGGGCTACTCCTAGCAGTAAATTCTCATAGAAAATGTAGCTGGCGTTTTTCAGGTCGGTTACCGTTCTGTTGTCGTACCATGTGCTCCAATAGAGCCCATCCAAGAGCGGGCCCTCTGCAAACTGTATACGCAAGTGAGGTTAAAGGCTCAGAAGATGTAAGTACCACAATCACCCTGCTTTTGAACATAAACCAGACAGGGTTCCCAGCTTGCTTACGGCTACGGAGTCTAAGGTAGGATACAAACAATGTTCAACACACTGTCTTCCAGATCTTTacaccttttttctttatgagtCCATTCTATTCCCTATGCAATGAAATTCCCAGAGCCATATAATGAGATTATCCTCAGTAAGACTACAACCTACATCTGTTTGGAGCTTCACTGAAAGATTACATTGAATTTTAAACCAATGTTTAAACACATAactgttctgtgctgttttaACAGGTGTTTGCTACTTTACTCTCTGAAGATCTGTTTTGAGGTATGTATTTCTGCCTAGGTTTTCAGTTATCTCAACCTGaaggaagcatttatttttggaGGTGGGGGAATCCTTTCTGTATCTTTCTTCAATGCAGGTAgagcatttcatttcagaagaactTTATCTAGAGTGCAAAACAGCATGCCCCCATAGTTTGGAACCATCTGAACACACATTACAACTGCTTTTAGTGTATCACCATGCACTGTATAGCGAGGACTCACTATTTTATGTCCTAACAGTAATAGACACGATGATATGAAGGAGTACAGTGCCACCAAATGCACTGATACAGCCTGGCATTTCCTTGGTGGTTGGCCTGTTGCTTTCCTATTCACACTTCATGACTGCTGTTTGCACCCAGCATTTCTACCAGTGCATTTTAAGGTAGTGCTCATCTTTCCTGAGCTGCAGCAATTCTGCAGGGGGGTTTGGGGAGGACCAGGAGCACACGCTGCTCCCAATTTATGCTCGCAGCTTCTTCCCCTGCCTGCTCCCTAGGAAAGCATTCGCACTGGAAGCCTTACTTCCCAGAAATCAGCCTGGCTCTTGATACTCCTGAAATTAATCCCGCTGCTTTCGGAGGAGGTCTGTTCCACAAAGAGATCTTCCATCACTTTATTCAAGTAATACATGTTGGTGCTCACCATGCCGAAGGTcactgggaaggaaggagggacaGGAGGGTGAGCGCAGCTGCGGGCGCTGAGGCTGCAGTCCCCgcagggcacagctgtgtgcgGACTTACTGAGGCTGAGGGTGACGAGGAACGTGATGTAGATGAGCAGCTCTAGCAGGGTCGTTTTCAGTTCCCTTTCTTTGCTGTAACTTACCCGGGCTGTTGTAGCACCTAGCGGGGAGGAAATAAGGGCGAAGAAAGAAATAACcggggggaaagaaaaaaaaaaaagtgttgctAAGGTTTTGAAAACGACGGAAGTCAGACCTGAGCGCATCCCTGTCTGTACCTCAGAGCCCCCAGCAGCGCTCGGGTCCCTGAGGGGGCCGCCATGGCCGTGCCCCTCCCCCCACGCGCACGGCCGGGCCGccccctcctgcagctgtgagggcggcggggccggggctgctcACGCACCTCCGCCGCTCCGCCTCACGGCCACCACGGGCTGCAGCGCTGCCGCGGGCTCCATGGCAGCTCCGGCGCCGCCGCCTTCGAATCGCAACGGGCGAACCGAGCGCAGCCGGGCGGGGCACAGCCCGCTGTATCCCGGCCGGTGGCTGcctctgctcagagctctgctcgGGGGAATTCCATTCTGGCCTTCAGGATAGGAAGGAGTGGTGGCCGCGGCCGTTAACG from Gallus gallus isolate bGalGal1 chromosome 13, bGalGal1.mat.broiler.GRCg7b, whole genome shotgun sequence harbors:
- the PKD2L2 gene encoding polycystic kidney disease 2-like 2 protein isoform X5 is translated as MTFGMVSTNMYYLNKVMEDLFVEQTSSESSGINFRSIKSQADFWEFAEGPLLDGLYWSTWYDNRTVTDLKNASYIFYENLLLGVAQIRQLKVRNNTCSIYPYFQPFLKSCYSRYSYKAEDKSDFGLKDEPEWKYVSASSFSPWYWGSVGFYRSGGFIVTLPRSKQESMEKLASLRKNGWITHGTRAVFIDFSTFNANINLFCIVRLVVEFPATGGALTSFQIHSVKLLRYVSYYDYFLASCEVAFCLFILTFIIQEAIEITRLKMEYFRSAWNWLDMLLIAVSILAICFNIYRTIEVSLLMEELLSNAHVYPDFYFLAFWQVIYDNVIAINVFFAWIKIFKYVSFSKTMTQLSSTLSRCAKDIIGFAIMFFIIFIAYAQFSHLVFGPQVDDFSTFQNCIFSQFRIVLGDFNFESLEVNSILGPIYYISFVFFVFFVLLNMFLAIINDTYSEVKADFAVIPNEELHIADLFRQSYNKALVKLKLRKPETDLGDENLERSKEFPSTKRKDTSKPSKGGSPHEKRHPKPPKLQKESLHRSDSVAASQSSVSPEEFQRLLRQTSELEKELNSANAKLSRIMKSMQQLKNASGKTTQ
- the PKD2L2 gene encoding polycystic kidney disease 2-like 2 protein isoform X2 codes for the protein MEPAAALQPVVAVRRSGGGATTARVSYSKERELKTTLLELLIYITFLVTLSLMTFGMVSTNMYYLNKVMEDLFVEQTSSESSGINFRSIKSQADFWEFAEGPLLDGLYWSTWYDNRTVTDLKNASYIFYENLLLGVAQIRQLKVRNNTCSIYPYFQPFLKSCYSRYSYKAEDKSDFGLKDEPEWKYVSASSFSPWYWGSVGFYRSGGFIVTLPRSKQESMEKLASLRKNGWITHGTRAVFIDFSTFNANINLFCIVRLVVEFPATGGALTSFQIHSVKLLRYVSYYDYFLASCEVAFCLFILTFIIQEAIEITRLKMEYFRSAWNWLDMLLIAVSILAICFNIYRTIEVSLLMEELLSNAHVYPDFYFLAFWQVIYDNVIAINVFFAWIKIFKYVSFSKTMTQLSSTLSRCAKDIIGFAIMFFIIFIAYAQFSHLVFGPQVDDFSTFQNCIFSQFRIVLGDFNFESLEVNSILGPIYYISFVFFVFFVLLNMFLAIINDTYSEVKADFAVIPNEELHIADLFRQSYNKALVKLKLRKPETDLGDENLESKEFPSTKRKDTSKPSKGGSPHEKRHPKPPKLQKESLHRSDSVAASQSSVSPEEFQRLLRQTSELEKELNSANAKLSRIMKSMQQLKNASGKTTQ
- the PKD2L2 gene encoding polycystic kidney disease 2-like 2 protein isoform X3; this translates as MRSGATTARVSYSKERELKTTLLELLIYITFLVTLSLMTFGMVSTNMYYLNKVMEDLFVEQTSSESSGINFRSIKSQADFWEFAEGPLLDGLYWSTWYDNRTVTDLKNASYIFYENLLLGVAQIRQLKVRNNTCSIYPYFQPFLKSCYSRYSYKAEDKSDFGLKDEPEWKYVSASSFSPWYWGSVGFYRSGGFIVTLPRSKQESMEKLASLRKNGWITHGTRAVFIDFSTFNANINLFCIVRLVVEFPATGGALTSFQIHSVKLLRYVSYYDYFLASCEVAFCLFILTFIIQEAIEITRLKMEYFRSAWNWLDMLLIAVSILAICFNIYRTIEVSLLMEELLSNAHVYPDFYFLAFWQVIYDNVIAINVFFAWIKIFKYVSFSKTMTQLSSTLSRCAKDIIGFAIMFFIIFIAYAQFSHLVFGPQVDDFSTFQNCIFSQFRIVLGDFNFESLEVNSILGPIYYISFVFFVFFVLLNMFLAIINDTYSEVKADFAVIPNEELHIADLFRQSYNKALVKLKLRKPETDLGDENLERSKEFPSTKRKDTSKPSKGGSPHEKRHPKPPKLQKESLHRSDSVAASQSSVSPEEFQRLLRQTSELEKELNSANAKLSRIMKSMQQLKNASGKTTQ
- the PKD2L2 gene encoding polycystic kidney disease 2-like 2 protein isoform X4 — encoded protein: MRSGATTARVSYSKERELKTTLLELLIYITFLVTLSLMTFGMVSTNMYYLNKVMEDLFVEQTSSESSGINFRSIKSQADFWEFAEGPLLDGLYWSTWYDNRTVTDLKNASYIFYENLLLGVAQIRQLKVRNNTCSIYPYFQPFLKSCYSRYSYKAEDKSDFGLKDEPEWKYVSASSFSPWYWGSVGFYRSGGFIVTLPRSKQESMEKLASLRKNGWITHGTRAVFIDFSTFNANINLFCIVRLVVEFPATGGALTSFQIHSVKLLRYVSYYDYFLASCEVAFCLFILTFIIQEAIEITRLKMEYFRSAWNWLDMLLIAVSILAICFNIYRTIEVSLLMEELLSNAHVYPDFYFLAFWQVIYDNVIAINVFFAWIKIFKYVSFSKTMTQLSSTLSRCAKDIIGFAIMFFIIFIAYAQFSHLVFGPQVDDFSTFQNCIFSQFRIVLGDFNFESLEVNSILGPIYYISFVFFVFFVLLNMFLAIINDTYSEVKADFAVIPNEELHIADLFRQSYNKALVKLKLRKPETDLGDENLESKEFPSTKRKDTSKPSKGGSPHEKRHPKPPKLQKESLHRSDSVAASQSSVSPEEFQRLLRQTSELEKELNSANAKLSRIMKSMQQLKNASGKTTQ
- the PKD2L2 gene encoding polycystic kidney disease 2-like 2 protein isoform X1 codes for the protein MEPAAALQPVVAVRRSGGGATTARVSYSKERELKTTLLELLIYITFLVTLSLMTFGMVSTNMYYLNKVMEDLFVEQTSSESSGINFRSIKSQADFWEFAEGPLLDGLYWSTWYDNRTVTDLKNASYIFYENLLLGVAQIRQLKVRNNTCSIYPYFQPFLKSCYSRYSYKAEDKSDFGLKDEPEWKYVSASSFSPWYWGSVGFYRSGGFIVTLPRSKQESMEKLASLRKNGWITHGTRAVFIDFSTFNANINLFCIVRLVVEFPATGGALTSFQIHSVKLLRYVSYYDYFLASCEVAFCLFILTFIIQEAIEITRLKMEYFRSAWNWLDMLLIAVSILAICFNIYRTIEVSLLMEELLSNAHVYPDFYFLAFWQVIYDNVIAINVFFAWIKIFKYVSFSKTMTQLSSTLSRCAKDIIGFAIMFFIIFIAYAQFSHLVFGPQVDDFSTFQNCIFSQFRIVLGDFNFESLEVNSILGPIYYISFVFFVFFVLLNMFLAIINDTYSEVKADFAVIPNEELHIADLFRQSYNKALVKLKLRKPETDLGDENLERSKEFPSTKRKDTSKPSKGGSPHEKRHPKPPKLQKESLHRSDSVAASQSSVSPEEFQRLLRQTSELEKELNSANAKLSRIMKSMQQLKNASGKTTQ